The genomic interval GtaatactgtagtaatactgtagtgttgtagtataatcattttaatatcattttctaTATTAGtgcagaaatattaatattctgtATCGTCACTATTATCAAACATTATTAAACAATACGACAGCAGTTATGTTGAAATGAGTACAGTCTGACCCAGAGTCAGCCCAAAAACATCTACAGTACTTTAACAACATGCAGAAAACATAATACATATCAGAGAGCGACTCACAGAGAGATGGCTGATGGGTAATTTGACAccatacatacacactcacaggtCAATTGAAGGGTATCTCACCATGTGGAACACCTTCTATCCTTTAAGGGTCGCCTCCTCTGGACGTGTGGGAGAGTCATCCCACATGTTCCCAAACACTATGTGATAAGTGAGAACGACACAACATATATAACAACATATATAAGCACATATCTACTTTAGACAAGTATCTAAGAGTACAACTTTGACAATTTTAGACCACATGAGAAATCACACTTTTACCAAGTCAAAGTAAGAATTTTGGAGAAAAAGAATAGGAAAAATGCtaacattgtatttattaaatgtctttCGCCAAGATGGCTTGCAAAATGATCAGAGGACAACCTTCTAATGGAGAACACATCTCATGTCCTGCCTCACAGTTCCCTCACCACCTGGTGTAAACAGAAACAATAGGGCCTTGTAGCACCAATAATGTCAGaatttactgaaaatgtaatcaaatattttcagtttaccTGACTGAAATTGTAATTCAACCCTTATTCAACTTTTTGTGAGTTCAATATCATTTAATATAAAGAGAAAACTCTTGGTGcccaaaaactaaatatgttatGATAAGAAAAGTGATATGACCGATTTAGAAAGTGtcggcagagagagagacagagacagagagagagagagagagagagagagagagacagagacagagagagagagacagagagagagagagagagagacagagagagacacagagatagagagagagacagagagagacagagttagagagagagagacagagagagagagagagagacagagttagagagagagagagagacagagagagagagagagagagatagagagagagacagagagagggagagttagagagagagagacatatagagagagagacatagagagagagagagagagagagagagagagttagagagagggagagacatagagagagacagagaggaggagacatagagagagagagagagagagagagaggagagacatagagagagagagagagagagagagagagagagagagacatagagagacagagagagacagagagagacagagagttagagagagacagagagagagagacagagaggaggagacatagagagagagagagagagagagagagagttagagagagggagagacatagagagagacagagaggaggagacatagagagagagagagagacatagagagagagacacagagagagaggcagagaggaggagactgTTGAACAGACAGCGGTGTGGTGTCTTCGTGGTCACACTGGTGTTATGATCAGAGCGTGTTCCTGTTTCTCGTCTCCACATCATCCGACAGCTTTGTATTGTTCCTCTGCAGAAGAAGTGGACGCTTTATGAACTCGTTTCTGCCTCCAGGATGAAAACTCCTCTCATGTTTGTTTGagattcagttttttcttctgtcagatACTGAAACTGTTTGAGTGACGGTAGGTTTCTGATTTAGTACTGCAATAGATCAGGTAGTACAGCAGTACATTTGATCTAATACTACACTATGGCAGTATATGAGACGGAATAGTGATGTTAtaatattaatgtgtttatattgtcCTTAAAATGAATGTGAGATATAGAAAAAGtagtttttaattgaaaaattgtatttacaatAATTCCCAGTCTGAGCACAATAATATTTGAATGTAAATTAAAGTTAATGATCGTCtcttataaaaaataaaaaattatagaTTTTAGTTTTATAATAAAGTATCGGTCGCACcaaaattaaatataacttaaataCATGATTTCAACAagtgtttatttgcattatcACTTAACCTTATTGATGATTATGCAGCGATTCATAAATCAATTACCACCCGAAGAGTCCAGATTGACTGTGTGGTCTGATAAACATTGTGAACACCcagaattatttaatttacaaagaaGCTCTGACAATGAATGACTGGTGTTTACACTTGATTCATAACTTTTATGATTATCAACATCTTCTCTGTTGAACCAAACAGTTCAAGAACTGATCACAACTTCTAGATACTACTTAAAAACTACGCTTGTGTAGTAATTAGtcagttattgttgatgttttgaGAAAGATTGTTGAACACCTTGTGTTACAATCAGCTCATGTGAACACTCACAGCAGTAACAACTACAGTTAGATTCAGAGTCCCAGAGAAGGAAAGGATTTACAGTTTCTCTCTGTGATTCAGCAGAAGTGAGGCAGTTGAGAAGTCGTCCATTCAAACCAGTTTCAAACATGATACGACAGAAAAGCTCTAACGTTTCCTTCTGTGTCTTGCAGGTTTAAGCTCAAGTGTCACCATGAGTAGATCCCGGACCTCGTCACTGTTCTCCACCTATCAGCTGCTTTTCCTGTCGACCATCATCTCAAGTGAACTTCCACATTCGGTGGCCGGAGGCTCCGCTCTGACCTTCACGTCCAACGACACGCTCAGTAACCAAACCAAATGCGGGGAAGGCAGCGTCTGCGTCGAAGGCGTCATCCTGCCGGTGTGGAAGCCAGAAAACCCGGCTTTAACCGACCGAATCGCCAGGGCCACTGTCTACTTTGTGGGGCTGGCGTACATGTTCTTGGGTGTCTCCATCATCGCCGACAGGTTTATGGCGTCCATCGAGGTCATCACCTCCCAGGAGAGACGGATCACCATCAAGAAACCAAACGGCGAGAAGATCACCACGACGGTGCGCATCTGGAATGAGACGGTGTCCAACCTGACCCTGATGGCGCTGGGCTCCTCCGCCCCAGAAATCCTCCTGTCGGTCGTGGAGGTTTGTGGTCACAACTTTAACGCCGGCGAGCTGGGCCCAAACACCATCGTAGGAAGTGCCGCCTTCAACATGTTTGTCATCATTGGCTTTTGTGTGTCAGTCATTCCTGAGGGAGAAACCAGAAAGGTGAAGCACCTCAGGGTGTTCTTCGTCACCGCCATCTGGAGTGTCTTTGCATACATCTGGCTTTATCTGATCCTGGCCGTCTTTTCTCCAGGTGTTGTCGAGATATGGGAGGGTCTGGTCAcgctcttcttcttccccaTTTGTGTTGGATTCGCTTATGTGGCCGACCGCAGACTCCTCTTCTACAAATACATGCACAAACGATACAGAGCAGGGAAGCAGAAAGGAATGATCATCGAAACAGAGGAGAACCAGAGCTTCCATCAAAGGTCGACATCGAAATGGATGGGAAAATGCTCAAATCCGGCGGAGAGGACATAGCGTTTGATTTTAAGGAGCTGGATGAGGAAGAGGCCCGCAGAGAGGTGGCCAGGATCCTGAAGgagctgaaacagaaacatcCCGAGAAGGACATGGAGCAGTTGATGGAGCTCGCCAATTACCAAGTTTTAACCCAGCAGCAGAAGAGTCGGGCTTTCTACCGCTGTCAGGCCACCAGGATCATGACGGGAGCCGGAAACATCCTGAAGAAGCATGCCGCCGAGCAAGCCAAGAGAGCCAACCAGCACGATATCTGCACCGAGGTCTCAGTGAACGACTTTTCCTCCAAGGTGTTCTTCGACCCCGGTACCTACCAGTGTCTGGAGAACTGCGGCACTGTAGCGCTGAACGTTGTGCGCCGTGGTGGAGACCTAACGAGCACAGTGTCGGTGGATTACCAGACTGAAGACGGCACCGCAAACGCCGGCTCAGATTACCAGTTCACTAAAGGAACTATCTTGTTCAAACCAGGCGAGACCGAAAAGGAACTCCGCATTGACATAATTGACGATGATATCTTTGAGGAAGACGAGCATTTCCTTGTTCACCTCAGCAATGTGAAGGTCCTATCAGAGGGCGCCAGCTCAAACGAGTGCGAGGCAAACCACGTGGATGCCCTCGCAAGTTTGGGTCTGCCTTGCACGACCACCGTCACCATCTTTGACGACGACCACGCAGGGATCTTTACGTTCGAGGAGCCGGCTGTGACCGTGAGCGAGAGCGTCGGGGTGATGGAGGTGAAGGTGATCCGGACCTCGGGAGCTCGCGGTGTCGTGGTGGTCCCATACAAAACTATTGAGGGGACGGCTAAAGGAGGCGGCGAGGACTTTGAGGACACACATGGAGTCCTGGAGTTCGAGAACGATGAGATCTTGTAAGTACAACATCTACTGTGTCGGTTCCCTGATTTCTCTGCAAGGCATCCTGGGTTTTAGAGTCTTTATgtcaaaaacaacttttaaatgtCAAGAGAATGATTTCTGACTGTATTGATAACTAGTTGATGACTAGTGGTTCTTTGTCTGTGAGGTGACGTTTACACAAAGGGTCCTGAGTTAATCAAGTTCATGAATTAGGCAGATGATGGCGGTCAATGTGTCGGAGTAGGTTACACATGGGCTGATGAGTCCGTTCACACGAAGCTCATGGACGTTTATGTGGGTGGGGCCAAGGCGGACCACAATGTAAGCCATTATACTCTGAATcaacattttcaattcaattcaaatcaattcaatttattttgtatagcccaaaatcaaataacaaatatgcctcagagggctttcctctgtccttagaccctcacctcctctgtccttagaccctcacatcctctgtccttagaccctcacctcctctgaccctcacctcctctgtccttagaccctcacctcctctgtccttagaccctcacctcctctgtccttagaccctcacatcctctgtccttagaccctcacatcctctgtccttacaccctcacatcctctgtccttagaccctcacctcctctgtccttacacccctcacatcctctgtccttagaccctcacatcctctgtccttagaccctcacctcctctgtccttacaccctcacatcctctgtccttagaccctcacctcctctgtccttagaccctcacctcctctgtccttagaccctcacatcctctgtccttagaccctcacatcctctgtccttagaccctcacatcctttgtccttacaccctcacctcctctgtccttagaccctca from Anoplopoma fimbria isolate UVic2021 breed Golden Eagle Sablefish unplaced genomic scaffold, Afim_UVic_2022 Un_contig_13619_pilon_pilon, whole genome shotgun sequence carries:
- the LOC129088612 gene encoding LOW QUALITY PROTEIN: sodium/calcium exchanger 1-like (The sequence of the model RefSeq protein was modified relative to this genomic sequence to represent the inferred CDS: inserted 1 base in 1 codon; deleted 1 base in 1 codon), translated to MSRSRTSSLFSTYQLLFLSTIISSELPHSVAGGSALTFTSNDTLSNQTKCGEGSVCVEGVILPVWKPENPALTDRIARATVYFVGLAYMFLGVSIIADRFMASIEVITSQERRITIKKPNGEKITTTVRIWNETVSNLTLMALGSSAPEILLSVVEVCGHNFNAGELGPNTIVGSAAFNMFVIIGFCVSVIPEGETRKVKHLRVFFVTAIWSVFAYIWLYLILAVFSPGVVEIWEGLVTLFFFPICVGFAYVADRRLLFYKYMHKRYRAGKQKGMIIETXGEPELPSKVDIEMDGKMLKSGGEDIAFDFKELDEEEARREVARILKELKQKHPEKDMEQLMELANYQVLTQQQKSRAFYRCQATRIMTGAGNILKKHAAEQAKRANQHDICTEVSVNDFSSKVFFDPGTYQCLENCGTVALNVVRRGGDLTSTVSVDYQTEDGTANAGSDYQFTKGTILFKPGETEKELRIDIIDDDIFEEDEHFLVHLSNVKVLSEGASSNECEANHVDALASLGLPCTTTVTIFDDDHAGIFTFEEPAVTVSESVGVMEVKVIRTSGARGVVVVPYKTIEGTAKGGGEDFEDTHGVLEFENDEIFKTIQINIIDDEEYEKNKNFFLEMGEPQLLEMSERKAVLLQEVGGFVKTGRDVYRKVQGRDHPAPSAIINIADEGGEEVLTKREEEERRIAEMGRPMLGEHIKMEVVIEESYEFKSTVDKLLKKTNLALVIGTNSWREQFVEAITVSSGDDDDDECGEEKLPSCFDYVMHFLTVFWKLLFALVPPTDYLNGWACFVVSISVIGILTAFIGDLASHFGCTVGLKDSVTAVVFVALGTSVPDTFASKVAAIQDQYADASIGNVTGSNAVNVFLGIGVAWSIAAVYHYSKGQEFKVDPGTLAFSVTLFTIFAFICIGVLIYRRRPEIGGELGGPRIPKILTTCLFFSLWLLYIVFSSLEAYCHVKGF